Genomic DNA from Plasmodium chabaudi chabaudi strain AS genome assembly, chromosome: 1:
GTGTTATTCATttactaaaaaattataagaaGTATGGTTTAGGACATGATAAACTTGCCGAATAcgctattttatttttaagttatAAACTAAATCAAAAGTCAGAATATAGTGACATGAAATTAAGTGATTTTTATactaaatatatagtaaataataacagtTATAATGAGAATATAAATGGTGATGATGGTCTGACTTATAaggaaattataaatagaaataatGATTTGATGaatattaaagaaatatcTAAATTCAATTATCCATTTGGTATGTTATTATCATTGTATTATCTAGTTCATCTTAAAAATTTGGATTGCAAAAATTGTTCGAAAAATGCTAATGAATTTgttcaaaattttgaagacctcaataaatattctaatgatgaagaaaacagttcatataataaattgttaTCTACATTATCAAATgattatgataatttaaaaaatatatttaaaaataaatgccCCAATCTTCAACCTCTTCCAGAATTAACCCCCAAAAAAATTTCTGTAGAAACATCTACGCCAAGTCATGTACAAGATAATACACATAGTTCTTTACAAGGTTCTGAGGTTACATCATCAAGCTCGTCGATATTAAACACAGTAATTCCAGTTTTATCGACATTTGCAATACCGGTTTTCTTGGTAGTTTCTTACAAggtaaataataaggaattaaaaagtataatatttaatttatatttttgtgatTCCTTATATGggtttatcaaaaaatatataataattttcccatttttatattagtattcattatttggatTTGATAAGCTATTTCAAAGACAATATATaagaaacaaattaaaaaaagtaaagaaTAAAATGGAACTTAATATATGATTCGAAGATTAACGATTATTCCAGgaagaataataatgattgaTATATGTTAAGAATATGTCTATTTGGAAACAAGTCATTTTTGACCATAATTTTGgagcatattttttgtgtttataaaagcatttaaataatataatcaataaaatataaagctATATGTGTAAATTATTGCACTCCTGCATAATTTTGCAtgttttttgtataatttttatatgatttttatgttatggGTTAGGGTTATGTACTACATTACatttaatttgtataatttttaataatatttattgtttatataaaaatgatttaaaaaaatacaaataaaataatgaaacatAAAGTTgcaaaatcaaaaaatatatataattaaatttttttcgattCTAATATTCTTGATACCGAGGTGTTTATGTTTTATGGGTCAAGGTTATGCATTATGGGTTATTGTTTTGTTCACTGTATCTGGACTTTGAGTTATGGTTcggaatatattataatataattttttatagtttgataatattttgggTCTGTAAAtgttgataaaatatatttaccaTTCCCGTATGTTTAATCCCGAAATGAAATCCAAATATGCATCTCCAAATGACCGTATCCATTAATATGAAAGGGGTCACATAGCatatatttccataaagtataatatatatatatatagcttttattataataaaattcattttgaatattcctctatattacaatatatattcagaTTACATATGTGTTTTAAACATTAATTAAGcatttacaatatataataggtAATCATAAATATCGATCGAGAATCGACAATACAACGATATCTATAAATGATGTTTTATGCAtctaacatttttaataacccaataaaaattgaactAAATATACGCTATTTtaagttttataattttgaggtataaataaattatattttaaaatggttaaaagataaaatataaatatattaataaattttcatatcatattttgttctaataattataactaatattaaaatattttttattgtaaaaatttcatataattaaatactaatattaattttatcgaAAAAgcacataataataaaatttttttaactaataatatatattaggaTATTACATATGCAAATTCTCAATTTTggaatttaaatatattgttattacgaaataatatatttgtaatttataatattgttgTTCTATAAATGgtgattaaatatatgctcCATCTCGTATGTTTAATCTTGAGATTATTCCTAAATATGCACCCCCCAAAGGGGGATGGCCATTAATATGAAAGGGTGTACTGAACATATTTCCATAAGCCATAATACTATATCTAATTCGTtcgtatatattaaatttggcAATACTATAACTTCACATGTTACATTTTATTGGTAATTTTTGGATAACGATATATAAGAatccttattatttattatataagtcTTGTTAATCAGGGGCGATATTGAATCATGAATAGCACATTatgtttctttatttgatgaaacatattagaaaaatttattatttgtatcatatttattttaatttcaatTACAAAGTTCCCAAACAAAACTGTAATAACAAAACTGAATAGGCATCTAtagattataataaaaaccattttgaatattcctctatattacaatatatattcagattaatatatgtgtttgtaacattaattaaacaaactgctaatatataataataaaatatagattcATAAACAATCGATCGAGGTTCGACAATACAGCGTTATCTATAAAAGGCATATTATGCAtctaacatttttaataacacaataaaaattgaactatatatacaatattttaagtttataattttgaggtataaataaattatattttaaaatagttaaagataaaatataagtatattaataaattttcatatcatatttttctttaataatgacaaataatattatagatagaatagcattattattatatgcttacagatataatataataaaatactttactaataaataatattgaaatatttcataataaagtttttaaaaaaatataaaaagtgcCCCTTTATATCTCTTCATGCATTTCGATATagaatgtttttttatgcatattcagtaaaaaatcatataaaaatataatgtattttttaacagagatatataaatatattttttattgaatgaataataaatcaatGGGATATAACAGTGCATTATAAAGGCAtcaatgttatatattttgttaaag
This window encodes:
- a CDS encoding CIR protein, giving the protein MAQSNHTIKDVYDDIFKINDYFYETEQGQLMLDKTHGSIEDYCYYGNPPEKGNCHNDYLKMASSGVIHLLKNYKKYGLGHDKLAEYAILFLSYKLNQKSEYSDMKLSDFYTKYIVNNNSYNENINGDDGLTYKEIINRNNDLMNIKEISKFNYPFGMLLSLYYLVHLKNLDCKNCSKNANEFVQNFEDLNKYSNDEENSSYNKLLSTLSNDYDNLKNIFKNKCPNLQPLPELTPKKISVETSTPSHVQDNTHSSLQGSEVTSSSSSILNTVIPVLSTFAIPVFLVVSYKYSLFGFDKLFQRQYIRNKLKKVKNKMELNI